The Haloplanus sp. GDY1 genomic sequence CTGCTGGATCGGGCGGGGCTGTCCGAGGGCGTGGACACGGTGGTCCTCGTCGAGGGCGACCGGGCGTACACCAGGTCGGCGGCCGTCATCCGCGTGGCGGAACTGCTCGGGTGGCCCTACAGCCTCGCGCGGGTGGCTCGGGTCGTGCCGCGGGGGGTGCGCGACGCCTGCTACGACGTCGTCGCCGCCAACCGCTACGACTGGTTCGGCCGCCGGGAGGAGTGTCTGGTCCCCGACGAGGACGTCCGCGACCGGTTTCTCGGCTGAACGCCGAACCGGGCCGCCGGCCCCGGAAAGCCTTTGGTCGGGTCGGCCGGAAGGGGGGGTATGACAGCGACCGACGACGAGGAGGCGACGCGCATCCTCGACGACGTCACCGTCGTCGATCTGACCACCTTCGTCACCGGCGGGTTCGCGACGCTGATGCTGGCGAACCAGGGCGCCGAGGTCATCAAGGTCGAGCGCCCCGGACTCGGCGACGACAACCGCCACTCCGGGCCGCCCTTCGTCTCCCCGGACCCGGACTACGACGGGCCCGGGCGGACCGCCGACGAGAACGGCGAGTCGCCCTACTTCTGGACGATCAACTACGACAAGCTGAGCGTGGAGTTCGACCTCAAGACCGACTCGGGGCTGGCCGCGCTCTACGACTTGGTCGAGGAGGCCGACGTGGTCGTCGAGAACTTCCGCCCCGGCACCGCCGAGCGCCTCGGCGTCGGCTACGACGACCTGCGCGAGGTGAACGAGGACGTCGTCTACTGCTCCATCTCCGCGTTCGGCGAGACGGGGCCGTGGAGCAGCCGTCCCGGCTACGACCTGCTGGTGCAGGGCACCAGCGGCATCATGAGCGTCACGGGACCCGAGGACGGCGACCCCGTGAAGGTCGGCCTCCCGCAGACCGACCTCATCACCGCCATGTGGTCGGCCTTCGGCATCGTCGGCGCGCTCTTCCGACGGGAACTCACGGGCGAGGGCGACCGGATCGAGATCGGCATGCACGACGCCGCGCTCCCGTGGCTCAGCAAGCAGGCCGGCAAGGCCTTCGTCGGGGAGCAACCGAAGCGCATGGGGACCAAAGACCCCGTGCTGGCGCCGTATCAGGCCTACCCCACCGCCGACGGCTACCTCAACGTCGGCTGTGGCAACCAGAAGCTCTGGGAGGAACTCTGTGCGGCGATCGACCGCCCCGACCTGGTCGACGACGAGCGGTTCGCCAGCAACCCCGACCGCGTCGCCAACATGGACGCCCTCGAGGAGGAACTGTCGGCGGTGTTCCGGGAGCGCCCCACCGAGGAGTGGGTCGACCTGCTGGCCGACGAACGCGGCCTCCCCGTCGGCCCGGTCTACGACGTGCCGACCGCCCTCGACAACGAACAGACCGAGGCCCGAGACGTGATCCGGGAGGTGGAACACCCCGCGCTGGGGACGGTGCCGGTGATCGAACACCCGCTCAACTACGAACACGCGGAGGCCGGGTTCGACGGCGCGCCGCCGCTCCTGGGCGAGGACACCGAGGCGATCCTGCGGGAACTGGGGTACGACGAGGCGGACCTGCGGACGCTCCGGGAGGAGGGCGCCATCCCCGACGCCGACTGAAGGCCGGTAGGGGGTCCGACCCCGGGG encodes the following:
- a CDS encoding thiol-disulfide oxidoreductase DCC family protein, which produces MTGDPNGDATDLPTAPVLLFDGVCSLCNGVVRFLVPRDPEGRLRYAPLQSDAGRALLDRAGLSEGVDTVVLVEGDRAYTRSAAVIRVAELLGWPYSLARVARVVPRGVRDACYDVVAANRYDWFGRREECLVPDEDVRDRFLG
- a CDS encoding CaiB/BaiF CoA transferase family protein, with the translated sequence MTATDDEEATRILDDVTVVDLTTFVTGGFATLMLANQGAEVIKVERPGLGDDNRHSGPPFVSPDPDYDGPGRTADENGESPYFWTINYDKLSVEFDLKTDSGLAALYDLVEEADVVVENFRPGTAERLGVGYDDLREVNEDVVYCSISAFGETGPWSSRPGYDLLVQGTSGIMSVTGPEDGDPVKVGLPQTDLITAMWSAFGIVGALFRRELTGEGDRIEIGMHDAALPWLSKQAGKAFVGEQPKRMGTKDPVLAPYQAYPTADGYLNVGCGNQKLWEELCAAIDRPDLVDDERFASNPDRVANMDALEEELSAVFRERPTEEWVDLLADERGLPVGPVYDVPTALDNEQTEARDVIREVEHPALGTVPVIEHPLNYEHAEAGFDGAPPLLGEDTEAILRELGYDEADLRTLREEGAIPDAD